A stretch of Odocoileus virginianus isolate 20LAN1187 ecotype Illinois chromosome 31, Ovbor_1.2, whole genome shotgun sequence DNA encodes these proteins:
- the LGI3 gene encoding leucine-rich repeat LGI family member 3 isoform X2 — protein MAGLQARRGSGLRLLALSTLGLCLMLEVGAKRPPKTPPCPPSCSCTRDTAFCVDSKAVPRNLPSEVISLLLNSNKFTLIGDNAFTGLSHLQYLFIENNDIWALSKFTFRGLKSLTHLSLANNNLQTLPRDIFRPLDILSDLDLRGNSLNCDCKVKWLVEWLAHTNTTVAPIYCASPPRFQEHKVQDLPLREFDCITTDFVLYQTLSFPAVSAEPFLYSSDLYLALAQPGASACTILKWDYVERQLRDYDRIPAPSAVHCKPMVVDSQLYVVVAQLFGGSYIYHWDPNTTRFTKLQDIDPQRVRKPNDLEAFRIDGDWYFAVADSSKAGATSLYRWHQNGFYSHQALHPWHRDTDLEFVDGEGKPRLIVSSSSQAPVIYQWSRTQKQFVAQGEVTQVPDAQAVKHFRAGRDSYLCLSRYIGDSKILRWEGARFSEVQALPSRGSLALQPFLVGGRRYLALGSDFSFTQIYQWDDGRQKFMRFQELAVQAPRAFCYMPAGDAQLLLAPSFKGQTLVYRHVVVDLSA, from the exons ATGGCGGGGCTGCAGGCCAGGAGGGGCTCGGGGCTCAGGCTGCTGGCGCTGTCCACCCTGGGCCTCTGCCTAATGCTGGAAGTCGGCGCCAAGAGGCCCCCCAAGACGCCTCCCTGCCCCCCGAGTTGCTCCTGCACTAGGGACACCGCCTTCTGCGTGGACTCCAAGGCAGTGCCCAGGAACCTGCCCTCCGAGGTCATCTCTCT GTTACTCAATTCCAACAAGTTTACACTGATTGGAGACAATGCTTTCACAGGACTCTCACACCTGCAGTACCT CTTCATTGAGAACAACGACATCTGGGCATTATCCAAGTTTACCTTCCGAGGACTCAAGTCTTTGACGCACCT GTCACTGGCCAACAATAACCTGCAGACACTGCCTAGAGACATCTTTCGGCCCCTGGACATCCTGAGTGACTT GGACCTGCGGGGCAACTCGCTCAACTGTGACTGCAAGGTGAAGTGGCTGGTGGAGTGGCTGGCGCACACCAACACCACGGTGGCGCCCATCTACTGCGCCAGCCCGCCCCGCTTCCAGGAGCACAAGGTGCAGGATCTCCCACTGCGAGAGTTCGACTGCATCACCACGG ATTTCGTGTTGTACCAGACACTGTCCTTCCCAGCAGTGTCAGCCGAGCCCTTCCTCTACTCCAGCGACCTCTACTTGGCTCTGGCCCAGCCGGGAGCCAGCGCCTGCACCATCCTCAAGTGGGACTACGTTGAAAGGCAGCTTCGAGACTATGATAGAATCCCAG CCCCTTCTGCAGTGCACTGCAAGCCGATGGTGGTGGACAGCCAGCTGTACGTGGTGGTGGCCCAGCTGTTTGGGGGCTCTTACATTTACCACTGGGACCCCAACACCACGCGCTTCACCAAGCTGCAAGACATTGACCCTCAGCGTGTGCGCAAGCCCAACGACCTGGAGGCCTTCCGCATCGACGGCGACTGGTACTTCGCTGTGGCTGACAGCTCCAAGGCGGGAGCCACCAGCCTCTACCGCTGGCATCAGAACGGCTTCTACTCCCACCAGGCCCTGCACCCCTGGCACCGGGATACCGACCTGGAATTCGTGGATGGTGAGGGAAAGCCACGCCTGATCGTGTCCAGCAGTTCGCAGGCTCCCGTCATCTATCAGTGGAGCCGCACCCAGAAGCAGTTTGTGGCTCAGGGCGAGGTGACCCAGGTGCCTGACGCCCAGGCAGTGAAACACTTCCGTGCGGGCCGCGATAGCTACCTATGCCTCAGCCGTTACATCGGTGACTCCAAGATCCTGCGCTGGGAGGGCGCCCGCTTCTCCGAGGTGCAGGCCCTGCCCTCCCGGGGCTCGCTGGCCCTGCAGCCCTTCCTGGTGGGTGGCCGCCGCTACCTGGCGCTGGGCAGCGACTTCTCCTTCACACAGATCTACCAGTGGGATGACGGGCGGCAGAAGTTCATGCGGTTCCAAGAGCTGGCCGTGCAGGCCCCCCGGGCTTTCTGCTACATGCCGGCTGGGGATGCCCAGCTGCTCCTGGCGCCCAGCTTCAAGGGACAGACGCTGGTGTACCGACACGTGGTGGTGGACCTCAGTGCCTAG
- the LGI3 gene encoding leucine-rich repeat LGI family member 3 isoform X1, producing the protein MAGLQARRGSGLRLLALSTLGLCLMLEVGAKRPPKTPPCPPSCSCTRDTAFCVDSKAVPRNLPSEVISLTLVNAAFSEIQDGAFSHLPLLQFLLLNSNKFTLIGDNAFTGLSHLQYLFIENNDIWALSKFTFRGLKSLTHLSLANNNLQTLPRDIFRPLDILSDLDLRGNSLNCDCKVKWLVEWLAHTNTTVAPIYCASPPRFQEHKVQDLPLREFDCITTDFVLYQTLSFPAVSAEPFLYSSDLYLALAQPGASACTILKWDYVERQLRDYDRIPAPSAVHCKPMVVDSQLYVVVAQLFGGSYIYHWDPNTTRFTKLQDIDPQRVRKPNDLEAFRIDGDWYFAVADSSKAGATSLYRWHQNGFYSHQALHPWHRDTDLEFVDGEGKPRLIVSSSSQAPVIYQWSRTQKQFVAQGEVTQVPDAQAVKHFRAGRDSYLCLSRYIGDSKILRWEGARFSEVQALPSRGSLALQPFLVGGRRYLALGSDFSFTQIYQWDDGRQKFMRFQELAVQAPRAFCYMPAGDAQLLLAPSFKGQTLVYRHVVVDLSA; encoded by the exons ATGGCGGGGCTGCAGGCCAGGAGGGGCTCGGGGCTCAGGCTGCTGGCGCTGTCCACCCTGGGCCTCTGCCTAATGCTGGAAGTCGGCGCCAAGAGGCCCCCCAAGACGCCTCCCTGCCCCCCGAGTTGCTCCTGCACTAGGGACACCGCCTTCTGCGTGGACTCCAAGGCAGTGCCCAGGAACCTGCCCTCCGAGGTCATCTCTCT GACGCTGGTGAATGCTGCCTTCTCAGAGATCCAGGATGGAGCGTTTTCCCACCTGCCACTGCTGCAGTTCCT GTTACTCAATTCCAACAAGTTTACACTGATTGGAGACAATGCTTTCACAGGACTCTCACACCTGCAGTACCT CTTCATTGAGAACAACGACATCTGGGCATTATCCAAGTTTACCTTCCGAGGACTCAAGTCTTTGACGCACCT GTCACTGGCCAACAATAACCTGCAGACACTGCCTAGAGACATCTTTCGGCCCCTGGACATCCTGAGTGACTT GGACCTGCGGGGCAACTCGCTCAACTGTGACTGCAAGGTGAAGTGGCTGGTGGAGTGGCTGGCGCACACCAACACCACGGTGGCGCCCATCTACTGCGCCAGCCCGCCCCGCTTCCAGGAGCACAAGGTGCAGGATCTCCCACTGCGAGAGTTCGACTGCATCACCACGG ATTTCGTGTTGTACCAGACACTGTCCTTCCCAGCAGTGTCAGCCGAGCCCTTCCTCTACTCCAGCGACCTCTACTTGGCTCTGGCCCAGCCGGGAGCCAGCGCCTGCACCATCCTCAAGTGGGACTACGTTGAAAGGCAGCTTCGAGACTATGATAGAATCCCAG CCCCTTCTGCAGTGCACTGCAAGCCGATGGTGGTGGACAGCCAGCTGTACGTGGTGGTGGCCCAGCTGTTTGGGGGCTCTTACATTTACCACTGGGACCCCAACACCACGCGCTTCACCAAGCTGCAAGACATTGACCCTCAGCGTGTGCGCAAGCCCAACGACCTGGAGGCCTTCCGCATCGACGGCGACTGGTACTTCGCTGTGGCTGACAGCTCCAAGGCGGGAGCCACCAGCCTCTACCGCTGGCATCAGAACGGCTTCTACTCCCACCAGGCCCTGCACCCCTGGCACCGGGATACCGACCTGGAATTCGTGGATGGTGAGGGAAAGCCACGCCTGATCGTGTCCAGCAGTTCGCAGGCTCCCGTCATCTATCAGTGGAGCCGCACCCAGAAGCAGTTTGTGGCTCAGGGCGAGGTGACCCAGGTGCCTGACGCCCAGGCAGTGAAACACTTCCGTGCGGGCCGCGATAGCTACCTATGCCTCAGCCGTTACATCGGTGACTCCAAGATCCTGCGCTGGGAGGGCGCCCGCTTCTCCGAGGTGCAGGCCCTGCCCTCCCGGGGCTCGCTGGCCCTGCAGCCCTTCCTGGTGGGTGGCCGCCGCTACCTGGCGCTGGGCAGCGACTTCTCCTTCACACAGATCTACCAGTGGGATGACGGGCGGCAGAAGTTCATGCGGTTCCAAGAGCTGGCCGTGCAGGCCCCCCGGGCTTTCTGCTACATGCCGGCTGGGGATGCCCAGCTGCTCCTGGCGCCCAGCTTCAAGGGACAGACGCTGGTGTACCGACACGTGGTGGTGGACCTCAGTGCCTAG